One Flavobacteriales bacterium TMED191 genomic window carries:
- a CDS encoding UDP-N-acetylglucosamine--N-acetylmuramyl-(pentapeptide) pyrophosphoryl-undecaprenol N-acetylglucosamine transferase, with protein MIKRKKIIISCGGTGGHIFPGLEIAKALQRNNSNIDIVFVGASGRMEMEQVPKSGFRIIGIWIQGIYRKSIIRNILFPIKLIVSLIQSLIILLYYRPSAVIGTGGFASFPVLYVSSFLRIKTYIQEQNCYAGLANKLLSKRAQRIFVAHDNMHKFFPEKKILNFGNPVRKSLKIDKVSKTQSRKYFELKEDVFTILIIGGSLGAGPINRTLEQYISNSSSFDSLSGEVNNLKKDFKDWEQYAPGMRTNGFQLIWQTGFQDYNRVCDSIGHSKTDFSVKKQGMHSKVHFNINVAVYPFIERMDLAYKSADIIVSRAGAIAIAEICFLSKACILIPSPYVTDNHQKKNAEYLVKNNASFMIDTTSTNYNGQIELKDLLTKIYSFFKNSKLINEMGENANNLFKYNAAEDIASIVIKDIQN; from the coding sequence ATGATAAAGCGTAAAAAAATTATTATAAGTTGTGGTGGAACTGGGGGTCATATTTTTCCCGGTCTTGAAATTGCAAAAGCTTTACAGAGGAACAATTCAAATATTGATATAGTTTTTGTTGGTGCTTCAGGGAGGATGGAAATGGAGCAAGTTCCAAAATCAGGATTCCGAATAATAGGAATTTGGATTCAAGGTATATATAGAAAATCAATTATTAGAAATATATTGTTTCCAATCAAATTAATTGTTAGTTTAATTCAGTCACTTATAATCTTATTATATTATCGACCTAGTGCTGTTATAGGTACTGGTGGTTTTGCAAGTTTCCCAGTATTATATGTTTCTTCTTTTTTAAGAATTAAGACATATATACAAGAACAAAATTGCTATGCTGGCTTAGCTAACAAATTACTTAGTAAGCGTGCACAAAGAATTTTTGTAGCCCATGATAATATGCATAAATTTTTTCCAGAAAAAAAAATTTTAAATTTTGGCAATCCTGTTAGAAAGTCCTTAAAAATAGATAAGGTTTCTAAAACACAAAGTAGAAAATATTTTGAATTAAAAGAGGATGTTTTTACAATACTAATTATTGGTGGTAGTTTAGGTGCGGGCCCAATTAACCGTACATTAGAACAGTATATTTCTAATAGTAGTTCATTTGATAGTCTATCAGGGGAGGTCAATAATTTAAAAAAAGATTTTAAAGATTGGGAACAATACGCACCCGGAATGCGTACAAACGGATTTCAATTAATTTGGCAGACAGGCTTTCAGGATTATAATCGTGTATGTGACTCTATAGGTCACTCTAAAACGGATTTTTCTGTAAAAAAGCAAGGGATGCATTCTAAAGTTCATTTCAATATTAATGTTGCAGTGTATCCTTTCATTGAGAGAATGGATTTGGCCTATAAATCTGCCGACATTATAGTTTCTAGAGCAGGTGCTATTGCAATAGCTGAAATTTGTTTTTTATCAAAAGCATGTATTTTAATACCGTCACCATATGTTACAGATAATCATCAAAAAAAGAATGCAGAATATCTAGTCAAAAATAATGCTTCATTTATGATAGATACTACTTCAACTAATTATAATGGACAAATAGAATTAAAGGATTTACTTACTAAGATTTATTCCTTTT